One window from the genome of Andrena cerasifolii isolate SP2316 chromosome 3, iyAndCera1_principal, whole genome shotgun sequence encodes:
- the LOC143367168 gene encoding ionotropic receptor 75a-like isoform X7 codes for MFGHLHQWLILGRNMEHTVRLLNDSTFSITTDFVISLPRDDGYILYDIYNHCKHCGGSLSITNFGTWDRETGLNVTLLESKFSRRRDFQRIKVKCAGVIVKRPVDQDLIEYLNERNAVLEDNWAKFGYSLLVNVAYMYNFSLETIELNHWPPNDENGPLMSGLRDQLFDLGYYPSLLTHERLDWCDVTLQVWPARTCFMFRTLPSQEVDMNIIFRPLEKKVWYMFCVLLLVMVLVLRIIFKSEKQSHYDETVFVIIGAMCQQGTRSHPSYFAVELVIRQIIIRRTTGLPFEKNKLSSRVAFLQTFIFGILLYNCYSAAIVSSRLNSGQTNKMNDSLASLIRSGMKLGAYKNIFFNILLSSKTADVEYFREYWDTIPEEAKFQPLMEGIRGIMNSGFAYHADPVIVYPVIERMFTNDMISQLTEVHLLQRSALGLWSAPHGHFQEIVKIGLIRTYTAGIRSRELLRWSSRKPYYNKIKQEASSVTIIETMPILLLLIFGMVVSLVICILEHIVFRTTLVYANRKK; via the exons ATGTTTGGGCACTTGCACCAGTGGCTGATTCTGGGAAGGAACATGGAACATACCGTTCGATTATTAAACGACAGTACGTTCAGCATCACCACCGATTTCGTGATTTCTTTGCCAAGGGACGATGGTTACATTCTCTACGATATCTACAACCATTGCAAGCACTGCGGTGGCTCGCTCAGCATTACAAATTTTGGAACCTGGGACAGAGAGACTGGATTGAATGTTACGCTGTTGGAGAGCAAGTTTTCCAGGAGACGAGATTTCCAGCGGATAAAAGTCAAATGTGCTGGTGTT ATAGTGAAGAGACCAGTGGATCAAGATCTGATAGAATATCTTAATGAACGGAATGCCGTGCTGGAAGACAACTGGGCCAAGTTCGGGTATTCTCTTTTAGTGAATGTCGCTTACATGTACAATTTTAG CCTCGAAACGATAGAACTAAATCATTGGCCGCCCAATGATGAGAATGGACCGTTGATGAGTGGTCTGAGAGATCAACTCTTTGATTTGGGATATTATCCATCGCTCTTGACACACGAAAGGCTCGATTGGTGTGATGTAACTCTGCAAGTCTGGCCTGCAAG aaCCTGCTTCATGTTTCGAACTCTGCCTTCGCAGGAAGTGGATATGAACATAATCTTCCGGCCGTTGGAGAAGAAAGTTTGGTATATGTTCTGCGTACTGTTGCTCGTTATGGTACTCGTTCTGCGGATAATCTTCAAATCGGAGAAACAGTCCCATTACGATGAGAcggtcttcgtcatcattggggCGATGTGCCAACAAGGTACACGATCACACCCCAGTTATTTTGCCGTGGAATTAgtaattcgccaaataatcATTCGTCGAACTACAGGACTACCATTCGAGAAGAATAAACTTTCGAGTCGCGTTGCCTTCCTGCAGACATTCATCTTTGGTATACTCCTGTACAATTGTTACTCGGCAGCGATAGTGTCGAGTCGATTGAACAGTGGCCAAACGAACAAAATGAACGATTCTTTGGCTTCGTTGATAAGGAGCGGAATGAAACTCGGCGCTTATAAGAACATTTTCTTCAACATCCTATTAAGT TCCAAGACAGCAGATGTTGAATACTTTAGGGAATACTGGGACACCATACCAGAGGAGGCGAAGTTTCAGCCATTAATGGAGGGTATCAGAGGAATCATGAATTCTGGATTTGCCTATCACGCAGATCCTGTTATTGTATATCCAGTTATCGAACGCATGTTTACCAACGATATGATTTCCCAGCTCACCGAAGTCCATCTACTTCAACGTTCCGCGTTGGGTCTGTGGTCGGCACCGCACGGTCATTTTCAAGAAATCGTGAAGATCGG TCTAATTAGGACTTATACCGCCGGGATTCGAAGTCGAGAGTTGCTACGATGGTCTTCTAGAAAGCCTTACTACAATAAAATCAAACAGGAGGCTTCGAGCGTAACGATCATTGAGACAATGCCGATCCTTCTACTTTTAATCTTCGGCATGGTAGTCTCTCTTGTGATCTGCATCCTAGAACATATCGTGTTTCGTACAACCCTAGTGTACGCGAATAGGAAGAAATga